DNA sequence from the Tissierella sp. MB52-C2 genome:
AATTTCTTTTATATACATATATTTATTTATCTATTATTGATTATGGGATTAATGATGAACTTTCGCGAAATTGGACTTAGAATAACTTTATTTGGATCTACCTTAAACTTTTTACCGCTTCTTTTAAATAATGGAAAAATGCCTGTTTCAATAAATGCTTTAAAGCATTCAAAACTTTATATTCAATTATCTTTATTAGATGAAGGAAGAATAATGACTCATGCTTTAGCAGATAAAGGAACGAAATTGTGGATTTTAGGAGATATAATACCTATACCAAAACCTTATTTTTTTCCCAAAATAATTAGTATTGGAGACATTTTAATTGCCTTAGGACTTTTTATTTTGATTGTAACTCATATGAAAAAGAGATATATAGTAGAAGGAAAAACTATCGAATTTTATAAATCCTAATTTCATTAGGGTTTATTTTTTTGTATTTTTGGGAAACTATAAGAAAAGACATAAGGAGGTATTTTTTTGAGATTTAGACTTTTCATTATAGCTGTTATACCTGCTGTGATTATTCTTTTAGGTATATATCTATCTGACAGACGCGATAGGGAACCTTTAAAAGTTTTGTTATTTACCTATATTTTAGGAGCATTAACAGTAATTCCTTCAATAATAGTTGAAGAAATTTTGATATCTTTTAATATATTTCCTGGAGTATTAGGTGCATTATTTAATGCGTTTATTGTTGCAGGACTTACAGAAGAATACTTTAAAAGATTAGCAGTATTAAAATACCCATATAAAACAAAATTCTTTGATGAAAAGCTAGACGGTATAGTCTATTCAGTGTTTGTAACTATGGGGTTTGCAACTGTAGAAAATATAATTTATGTAGCTTATAGATATACCAATAATCCATTTATAGGCTTATATAGAGGAATATTTTCAGTACCAGCCCATGCTGTATTTGGAATAACTATGGGATATTATTTATCTTTAGCAAGATTCGATACAGATATAGATAGGAAAAGAAGAAATATGAAGAGATCCCTTTATATGCCTGTGATTATGCATGGAATATTTGACTTTATATTAATGGCTGAAATTCCTCACCTTACAATAATATTTGTTCCTTATGTAATATTCTTATGGATTTTAAATCAAAGAAGACTAGCAAGTTTCATGTATGATTCAAAGTCTAAAATAATAAATGTTAGAAGAGAAGAATAAATTTTTATTGTATAAACAATTGACACAGTATAAAATCAAAGGTAGAGGATTCTCTACCTTTTAATCATAAGGACAAGCTATAATACTTTAAGGAGGAAGGAATGAAAAAGTTAATAATTATTTTTACACTGATAATCAGTTTATCAGTTGGGATATTTGGTTCTATAATAGTTAAAGAAATCTTAGTATTTCAAGAGAATGACTATGTGAAAGGAAATAAGGATATAGTAAATGAAGATTTAGGAATTGAAGAAGAAAATGAAAGTGATGAGGAACTTGAAGAGAAGGTATCCACCATAAGATTATTGGCAGTAGGAGATATCATGTTTCACTCTCCACAGTATAAAGCTGCCTATAACCATGAAACTAATAGCTATGATTTCAGTCATTCATTTAAACATATTAAAAAATATTCAGAAGATGCAGATATAGCCCTAGCTAATTTTGAAACAGTAACAAGAGAAGACGTGAGTTATTCAGGATTTCCAAGATTTAATACTCCTAAAGAATCATTATTGGCCCTAAAGGAAGCGGGATTTGATATACTTGCTACAGCAAATAATCACTGTTTAGATCAAGGGAAAAAAGGATTAATTAATACTATAAATAATATACATGAATATCGAATGAAAAATATAGGAACATATATAGAAACAAATAATATTCTTATAGAAGAAGTAGAAGGGATAAAAATAGGATTTCTTTCATACACTTACGGATTAAATGGCATGGATGGTATGTTATCTAAAGAAGAATTATCCTATATG
Encoded proteins:
- a CDS encoding DUF5317 domain-containing protein, whose translation is MVTETITLSLLLGKLTGGKIRNIGNLYINGWYLFVISFLAEIISLFIASKTNGNLSIIIENNFFYIHIFIYLLLIMGLMMNFREIGLRITLFGSTLNFLPLLLNNGKMPVSINALKHSKLYIQLSLLDEGRIMTHALADKGTKLWILGDIIPIPKPYFFPKIISIGDILIALGLFILIVTHMKKRYIVEGKTIEFYKS
- a CDS encoding PrsW family glutamic-type intramembrane protease: MRFRLFIIAVIPAVIILLGIYLSDRRDREPLKVLLFTYILGALTVIPSIIVEEILISFNIFPGVLGALFNAFIVAGLTEEYFKRLAVLKYPYKTKFFDEKLDGIVYSVFVTMGFATVENIIYVAYRYTNNPFIGLYRGIFSVPAHAVFGITMGYYLSLARFDTDIDRKRRNMKRSLYMPVIMHGIFDFILMAEIPHLTIIFVPYVIFLWILNQRRLASFMYDSKSKIINVRREE
- a CDS encoding CapA family protein yields the protein MKKLIIIFTLIISLSVGIFGSIIVKEILVFQENDYVKGNKDIVNEDLGIEEENESDEELEEKVSTIRLLAVGDIMFHSPQYKAAYNHETNSYDFSHSFKHIKKYSEDADIALANFETVTREDVSYSGFPRFNTPKESLLALKEAGFDILATANNHCLDQGKKGLINTINNIHEYRMKNIGTYIETNNILIEEVEGIKIGFLSYTYGLNGMDGMLSKEELSYMVNRIDEEKIKKDIEKTKSLDADITVVFIHWGNEYEREPSNYQIELGEKMVDWGANIILGSHPHVIQKSQIINKNGKDNFIIYSLGNFISNQRKDTMDNSYTEDGIMIQLEIEKNFTKGETEIKNIGYIPTWVHKYRKDNKLFYEVLPIDDYLNGELDTANKDAIKMRLKKSLQDTMDKMVEN